The sequence AATCGCCGCCGGTCTTTTCGCGGCGCGCGGCGAACGCGTGCTCGGCGACTTCGGCGTCGCTCAGTGTGGCGGGCAAATTGTCGAGGCGGCGAATGCCGGCGACATCGGGAATCGTCTCGATGTCGAATACAAGAATCGGTGTCATCAGTCTAGAGAACGGCGTCCTTGCGAACGCCATTAGAGGCGAAGAAGCGCTTCAAACGCACCAGCGCTTCCTGTTGGATCTGGCGCACACGCTCGCGCGTGAGGCCCATTTCGTCGGCCAGCTCTTCGAGCGTGGCGGGTTCGATGTGGTTGAGCCCGAAGCGGCGCTCGATCACATGACGATGTTTGTCCGACAGCCGCGCGAGCCACGCCCGCGTGAGCGTTTCCAGTTCGCGATGCTGGACTTCGGCGTCCGGCGACTGGCTTTGGTCGTCGGACAGCAAGTCGAGCAGGCTGCTGGCCGGATCGAGATCGAGCGGCGCGTCCAGCGACGCGGTGTGCTCGTTCAGCGCGAGGATGTCGGTGACTTCGTCGGTGGTCTTGCCGGTCAGATAGGCAATATCGTCGATGCTGGCGTCACGGCGCTCGGCCGCTTCGCCGGAGTTCATCGAATTCTTTTCCAGATGGCGCTTGGCGCGCAGCACCTGATTGAGCTCGCGAATCACGTGAACCGGCAAACGCACCGTGCGCGCCTGGTTCATGATCGCGCGCTCGATACTCTGGCGGATCCACCAGGTGGCGTAAGTCGAAAAGCGGAAGCCGCGCGTCGGATCGAATTTTTCGATCGCGTGCATCAGGCCGAGGTTGCCCTCTTCGATCAGATCGAGCAGCGGCACGCCGCGGTTCAGATAACCCTTGGCAATGCTGACCACGAGCCGCAAATTACGCTCGATCATGACCTGCCGCGCGTCGAACTCGCCGGCCTTCGCAAGACGCGAGTATTTCTGCTCTTCCTCGACGGTAAGCAGCGGCTTGACGCTAATGCGGTTCAGGTAGTGCTGAATGGTGTCGGCCGTCAGCTCGGCTTGCAACAGCGCGCGGAAATCGTCGGCGTCGGGTGCGGCTTCGGGCGTGCTTTCGCGGGCGTCGCCGCCCTCTTCCGCGCCGCTCTGACGCTCGTCGAGATCGCGCTCTTCGGCGATCTCTTCTTCCACTTCCGAAGCGCCGCTTTCCTCCACCGAAGCGGATACAGCTTGGCTGGTCTTTCCAGACTCGGCTTGCGGCGGGCGGCGCTTCGTTTTCGGCATGGTCGTTTCGCTTATTGCGGCGGCAAATACTTCAGTGGGTCGACAGGTTTACCCTGCCGGCGAACTTCGAAATGCAACATCACGCGGTCGGAATCGCTATTGCCCATCTCAGCGATTTTCTGCCCCTTCGTTACCGCGTCTCCCTCTTTTACCATCAAAGCGCGGTTGTGTGCATACGCCGTGAGATAAGTTGCATCATGCTTGATGATAATGAGATTGCCGTAACCACGCAGCCCATTTCCGGCATAAACCACGCGACCATCCGCCGAGGCTTTCACCGGGTCGCCGGCCGCGCCGCCGATATTGACGCCCTTGTTGGTCGAATCGTTGAAGGTGCCGAGGAGCGGCCCGCGCACCGGCCAGGCGAAGCTCACGTTGCCAGCCGCGGCGCCCGAATCGCTGGCGGCGCCCGGCGCCGGCGGCGTGAGCGATGCGTTGTTCGCGCCCGAGCCGTAGATCGGCGGTGCGGCAACCCCTGCTGCCGCGCCCACGGCCGGCGGCGTGCTGCCGAGCG is a genomic window of Paraburkholderia bryophila containing:
- the rpoS gene encoding RNA polymerase sigma factor RpoS, translated to MPKTKRRPPQAESGKTSQAVSASVEESGASEVEEEIAEERDLDERQSGAEEGGDARESTPEAAPDADDFRALLQAELTADTIQHYLNRISVKPLLTVEEEQKYSRLAKAGEFDARQVMIERNLRLVVSIAKGYLNRGVPLLDLIEEGNLGLMHAIEKFDPTRGFRFSTYATWWIRQSIERAIMNQARTVRLPVHVIRELNQVLRAKRHLEKNSMNSGEAAERRDASIDDIAYLTGKTTDEVTDILALNEHTASLDAPLDLDPASSLLDLLSDDQSQSPDAEVQHRELETLTRAWLARLSDKHRHVIERRFGLNHIEPATLEELADEMGLTRERVRQIQQEALVRLKRFFASNGVRKDAVL
- a CDS encoding peptidoglycan DD-metalloendopeptidase family protein, whose protein sequence is MSMLRAMQRTSLNVPMTVTQRSVCVLALSLLMTACATRLDQAPVIDRSGSGALGTQAAQPPVPLGPPPPGYYRVKPGDTLYRIALENGQNYRDISTWNNLTNPNQIEVDQLLRVVPPGANTAALTPGVSTAPIGNGGAVQSAPLGSTPPAVGAAAGVAAPPIYGSGANNASLTPPAPGAASDSGAAAGNVSFAWPVRGPLLGTFNDSTNKGVNIGGAAGDPVKASADGRVVYAGNGLRGYGNLIIIKHDATYLTAYAHNRALMVKEGDAVTKGQKIAEMGNSDSDRVMLHFEVRRQGKPVDPLKYLPPQ